In Haliaeetus albicilla chromosome 18, bHalAlb1.1, whole genome shotgun sequence, the DNA window AGTCCtccgggagcggggcgggggggaccgggaagggcggcgcggcgggacCCAACTCCCGGCAAgtgcggcggggccgggcgaacgcccggccccgccgcacTTGCCGGGAGTTGGGTCCCGCCGCGCCGCAACCGgagcggggggggtgggggggtgggtttgatggattggggggggtggggggtgtcgACCCGAACCGGGCAACGTGCGGTGGCGGCGGGGCCGTTCCCGGTGCtcggggggccggcggcggctgGTGACAAGCCCCTGCCAGAACCTCTTTTGTGCGCCCGCAGCCAATCAAGGCCGCTGACGACACACTTCTCTTGGGGTATAAAACCCCGGGGCCGCCGCTACCGCcgcttttttcttcccccccccccccttttcacCCCCCCCACCGCCGGTCCCTCACCAACCCCCCGcttccccgcccccgccgccgttACCGCCTTCCCCCCGTTCCGCGCCTCTTACGCGTTGCGGTggaagcggggggcggggggggggggcggggggcgatccggtggggggagaagaggaaaaaaaaaaacaaacccagaaaaagaaaaaaaaaaaaaaagaagaagaagaaaaaaaaaaaaagagagagaagcttTCCCGGTATGGCCCCGGTATTGCTGTGGTTGCTGCCGttggcggtggcggcggcggcgggggggggagaatcgTTGGAAACGCAACCCCCCGCCTCGGAGCCGGTCTGCCCGGTGTGTCTGTGGCGGCGGCACAGCAAGGAGCTGCGGCTGGAGAGCATCAAGTCTCAGATCCTGAGCAAGCTGCGGCTGAAGGAAGCGCCCAACATCACCCGGGAGGTGGtgaagcagctgctgcccaAGGCCCCCccgctccagcagctcctcgACCTCCACGACTTCCAGGGGGACTCGCTGCAGCCCGACGAGTACCTGGAGGAGGACGAGTACCACGCCACTACCGAGACCGTCATCAGCATGGCCCAGGAAAGTCAGTGCCGCCTTTGttccgccccgccgccgccgcaaAGTTCGCCGGCGgactcccccccccaaccccaggtCCCCGTTCCCCACCGTCCCCCCTCCCGGTTCtttccaccccctccccacccccggCTCCCTTCTCCTCTGTCCCTTCGCTCGCCTCGTCCCGTGCGGCGGCGGGCATCGTCCCTccggggttcccccccccctcccggggTGCCCCTTCTTCCCCCGCGGCTCCCCGTCCCCGTTCCCCCCCTCCCGGGGCTGCCCGGTTCCCCTTGGGGCTCCCCCCGCGTTCGCCCTGCGCACCGACCTGCAGACCCCACCAGTGTCCGTGTCcgtccccccacacacacccccatcCTATCCCCTGGGTGGCTCCGCGCGAGTCccggggacacggggacagcCCGGCCGGCAGTCAGTACAGGGCACCGGGAACTGGGAGATGGCAGTGGGAATggctgctgggtgctgggacCTGGTAGCAGGGACTGGGACCCGGCACTGGGCTCTGGGACCCAGTACTGGGGACTGGGACTCAGTGCTGGGGACTGGCACCCAACACTGAGAACTGGGAGTCAGTACTGGGGACTGGGACCCGGCACTGGGGACTGGGAGTCAGTACTGGGGTCTGGGAGTCAGTACTGGGGACTGGGACTTGGCACTGGGGACTAGGACCCAATACTGGGGACTGGGACTCAGCACTGGGGTCTGGGACTCGGCACTGGGGACTAGGACCCAATACTGGGGACTGGGACTCAGCACTGGGGTCTGGGACTTGGCACTGAGGACTGGGACTCTGCACTGGGTACTGGGACTCAGTACTGGGGACTGAGACCTGACACTGGGGCCTGGGACCTGGCACTGGGGCCTGGGACTCACTACTGGAGACTGGGACTCAGTAGTGGCAATGGGGACTTGGCACTGGGGCCTGGGACACAGCACTGGTGACTGGGACTCAGTACTGGGGCCTGGGACCTGACACTGGGGACTGGGACGTGGCACTGGGGACTGAGACTCAGTGCTGAGGACTGGGACTCAGCACTAGCGCTGGGACCTGGCACTGGGTACTGGGATCTGGTACCAGCACCAGCACTGGGACTGGtctgggggcacagggcagaTGGCACGGTGACCTCCCGGTCCCCAGGGCCCTGCCAGGCAGTGGGTGCCACTGCTCACCTCCTGCCGCGGCACGTGGCAGGGTGACGGCAGGGTGACGGCAGGGTGTGCTGGGGACAGGCAAGTGCCCACCGCCCTGGGCTTGCCCACGGCCAGCGCGGTGGTCCCTGGTGGGAAGGCAGCGAGGGGACGGGGCGCGGGGGCTTTGCTGCACCGTGACGTGGCTCTGTCCGTCCATCTGTCAGTCTGTGGGCGAGGAGAGGGAGAACGGATGGGGTGCCTGGGTGGCTGCACCCCTCACCTCtctgtgcctcggtttccccgCGTGTCCGGCCCCGgctccacctgctccagcggTGGGATGAGGCTGCGGGACCCCCGAGGCGCAGGGGGCTGCGGGACCTCCGGGCAGCGGGGCTAGGGGGGCCGGGTGCGAAGGGTGAGCGGAAGGGAGGGAAGTGTGAGGCGCTGTCCCCccctcccgcagccccccgACGAATTTCCTTCCCAGGCATTAATAGACTCGGGCGGCTTTGAAATTTTATTACCCATAAAATTGACAACACGCTGGGGTTTTCCTCCCTGTGCCGCGTTAACGCTcgctgcccccggccccccctcctgccccttaACAGCTCGGGGGCCCCCCAAAATAAATACCAGAGGGTGGCCCCTCTTCccggccggccgggccccgcaTGGCCCTGCTCTGGGGGtcccgcagcccccggccctGCAGCCGGATGCACCGCCGGGTCCGGCTTGCCTCGGCTGCGGCCGCTCTGTTATTATTAtgatttttcctccctcctcgcCCCCCCCGTGGCAATTGTGTGGGGTTTTATGGTTCCTGAACAGAAGGAGGGAAAGGGCTTTATAGGCAGCAGAGCCATAAAGCTCTCGGGTTCCCCCCgggcgccccccgccccggttaATCCCAAGccaccacccccagcaccccccaccccccccgggtTTTTTCTTAACTGCAGAAGGAACCCGGGAAGGTTAATTGGGTCCTAAACCCATTTAGGGGCTACCCGTGACCCCCGCGACCTGCGGGGTGGAGGGACCTTAATGAGGGGCTatggggggccgggggggggggttcggGCCGGGCACGGGCCGGGgcgaggggctggtgggggccgggggggccgccTGTGCCGCTTGCTCAAAAGTGCCGGAGCCGCTCAAGGTCAGCGGGACACGGGTGGGAGCGGGGACGAGGGGACATCACGGAGGCATCGCTGGCATGTGGCATCTCAGGGTAtcggggggggtccccggggtaCCCGGGACCTGGGGGGGTCTCCGGTCCCCCGTGGCAGGCGAGGGGTTAACGGGGCAGAGGTGGGAGCCCCAAATCCGGCCCCGGTGGGAACAAAGAGCAGAGGGGGGGGCTCGGGGCCACCCCCCTCCCGGCACATACTCAGCTGTGACCGATGTCCCGGTAACCTTTATCCCCCGTTGCCAGAGCGACCGGACGAGCATCCTGGCACCACCGCAGCCCCGTGCCAGGAGCAGCCAGCGTGGCACAGCCCCCACGCTCggacccccccttccccggcaCCCCACACCCCCCTCTCGTCCCCGGACCTGCAGCCGCCCGGTGTCCCCCGGGATGCCAGACCGAGTCCCAGGCCGGAGGATGGTCAGCGGTGCTGCCGGTGCTGCCGTCGCAGCGGCGAGGGGCTTCGGTGTGAAGCCGGTGGCAGCTTTAAGGGACCTGCACCGGCTCCAGCGCTGCTTTGGCATCTCTCACCCGGAGACCCTACAAAAACAACCCCACCGGCACCGACCTTGCCACGGTGCCAGCCACGGCGAGCCCGGACCAAACCAGCACCGCATCCCCTAAGGCCACCGGGAACCTCTGTGCCACCGGGACCACGGGGGACCCAGAGCCCCTCAAGGTGGCCACCGGCCTAGACTGGGATGGTGACGGGTGGCAAAGCCCCCGccaaggggctggggggcacaacCTGTCCTGAGGTTGGCAGCTGCGGGGGGGGACCAGCGTGGCTTTGAGGGGATGGGCAGCACCAGAGCAGGGTGGAAACGCTCCCCAGGCAGGTCTCGGGGGACCGCAGGTTTAATCGGGGGCTTGTGCACAGCAAATTGCTGGGAGGCGTTTGGGCGGCCGGCGCCCGcggccccccagcccctgtcACTTTGGTTTATGTGCAGCGCGGCGGGGGGCTGGATGGCATtcccggggctgcggccggtGTCGTGACCCCCATGTGTTCGGGGAGGCCTCGCACGCAGCAAATGGCCCCGCGCTGCAGCTGGGTGCTATTAAACCTGACCGGTGCGTggcagggggagggggctgcgcGGGCGACCGAGGGGGGGGAAATTCCCAGCTCAATTTGACACAGATGTTTGCTGAGCAGGGAGGGCCAGCGTGGGGCCGGCTCCAGCCGGGGTGCTGccacggggctgggggagggcgGCCGGGGACCCCCGGCTCTGAGGGATGCTTGTGCTGCCGGTGCTCGGGGTTGTCATCCCACCGGGGTGGGTGTCCCTGTCTCCGCAGCGGCCGCTCGCCTTTGCCACCTCTGAGAGCATCGCCCTGGGCAGGACCCACCAGGGTCCTGGGTGAAGCATCGCTGGCTGCTCTGCCGAGGCCGGCAGAGGTGTGGGGCTGCCCCGAAAACAAGCCTAGGGAGGGTGGGAGATGGGAGGGTGGGAGatgagagggagggagatggaTGTCCTCTGAGATGCAGACCTGGCAGGACCATTGGCAGGGAGCCTGGTGGTACCCGGCTTGGTGCCAGGGACCCTCCTCAGGGCTTTGCCGCATCCCCGGGAGCTGCGGGACCAGGCGCGTTCCCGGCTCTGACGCAGGGATGTGTTGGGAACCGGCTGCCCCGGAGCAGGTGCTGCGGGGCCGGAGCCCCCCGCCCTGCtcagcccggccccgctcagCTGGGGGCTCGGTTCCCGCAGCCCCCGCGGGGGATCATGAATCCCCGGTGACATGGGGTCAGGGGGCAGCCGGGGACCTTATTGCGAATGGAGGGGCAATGACCCCTGGGGCGGCCTCTGACCCGACCTTCAACTCCTAACGACCGAGGAGGAGCTCGCCCCGACCCTGCGTCCGAtagaggttttgggggggggtcccggggccACCCCTGACACCTCCTTCCTCCCACAGCGGACCCCGTGGTGCAGATCGAGGGCAACCCCCATTGCTGCTTCTTCAACTTCAGCCCCAAGATCATGTTCACCAAGGTGGTGAAGGCGCAGCTGTGGGTGTACCTGCGGCCAGTGCAGCACACCTCCACCGTCTACCTGCAGATCCTCCGCCTGAAGCCGGTGACGGAGGAAGGCAGCCGCCACATCCGCATCCGCTCCCTGAAGATCGACCTCAACTCCCGCATCGGGCACTGGCAGAGCATCGACTTCAAGCACGTGCTGCAGAACTGGTTCAAGCAGCCGCAGAACAACTGGGGCATCGAGATCAACGCCTTCGACCCCAACGGCAACGACTTGGCCGTCACCTCGCTGGGACCCGGGGCCGAAGGGCTGGTAGGTGGCCGTTGCGGGGTGGGCACGCGGCTCAGGGTCCCCACAGTCCCCGGGGATCGGTGCTGCGCGGAGCTCGTGGGGCGTCGCAACGGCCCTGGTGCTCGGCTGAGCGCAGGGCTCCCAGCCATCCCTGGGGAACTGGAGAGCATGGGGGGGGCAATGGGGGTGGGCACGGGTGGTGGCACAGCTCTGTGGGGCTGGTGCCAGCTTGTGGGGACGGTTACAGCTCCATGGGGACAGTCACAGCTCTATGGGGACGACGACAGCTCCGTGGGAGCGGTCACgtctctgcagagctggtgaTGGCTCCATGGGGCTGGTGACACCCCCGTGGGGCTGGTGACACCTCCATGGAGCCGGTGACAGCCCCATGGGGACAATGACGGCTCCGTGGGGCCAGTTATGACTCCACAGGGGTGGTCACAGCTCTGTGGGACCACTTACAGCTGCATGGGGCTGGTCACAGCTCTGTGGGGACAATGACACTTCTACGGGGCTGGCGACGCCCCAGTGGGGCTGGTGACACCTCGATGGGGCTGGTGGCAGCTCTGTGGGGCTGGTGACAGCTCTGTGGCGCTAGTGGCAGCTCCGCAGGGCCGTGTGGGACCTGGGATGGTGGGACAGTGGGATGGTGGGTCAGCGTGCGGGGCTCACgcccccctttccctctccccccagcaccccttcATGGAGCTGCGGGTGCTGGAGAACAATAAGCGCTCGCGGCGGAACCTGGGGCTGGACTGCGACGAGCACTCAACCGAGTCGCGCTGCTGCCGCTACCCCCTCACTGTCGACTTCGAAGCCTTCGGCTGGGACTGGATTATCGCCCCCAAGAGATACAAAGCCAACTACTGCTCGGGGCAGTGCGAGTACATGTTCATGCAGAAGTACCCCCATACCCACCTGGTGCAGCAGGCCAACCcccggggctcggcggggccCTGCTGCACCCCCACCAAGATGTCCCCCATCAACATGCTTTACTTCAACGACAAACAGCAGATCATCTACGGCAAGATCCCGGGCATGGTGGTTGACAGATGCGGATGCTCTTAGAGCCCAGCTGGTGCTGCCCCTCCACCCCGCGCCCCCCTCCGACAACAAactcctcttttcttccactgttttttgggtttttttcttgattttttttttttttttaaatacaaagaacaaGCGTTTAAATTCCTTTGGATGtcagggggagagagagagaagaaaatccCACGGAGAAACGCTGCACCAAACCCGCGCTTCGACATGCATTGTGCAATAAAGCAACCGGACGGAGAAGGGAAGGGGCGGCCGGGACCCCCAGCACAGTGGCACGGCACAGCAGCACGGCACGGCGGCACAGCTCTTCACCGGACGGCTCTCCCACCCCGGCTCAACGgtgagggggagaggaggaggccgAGCAGACCCCGCATCTCCCCGTGCCTCCGGAGAggcagtggggatggggacatccCTGCCCACCCCGTGGCCAAGGTGACATCCAAGGGTGGGTGGCCCCATCCCCGAGCAGCCGATGGCCCCGTCGCCACAGCCCCGCGCCGGGCGCTCTGCCAGAGCAAGGATGGCAGGATCCGGCAGCGGGACCCCCGGGACGGGCGCGCCGGGGCGGCTGGGCCACGCGAGCGccggcagcagctccagcccggGAGGAAACCGTCTCCcttctttaatttatttatttattaatcaCCCTCCCGGCCGGCGCTTTGCTGCGGGAAGCCCCCACTTGCCCTGGTCCCTCCCTTCACGTCGCCGGCACCGGCCCAGCACCCACAACCCGATGGCAGGGACAGCTCTGGAGGGGCTGCTTCAGTCCGGAGCCCCCCTGGGGACCGGCCGGTGGCAGCCAGCACCGCCAGCATCCCGTGGCATCCCTGGCCACTGACGGCTTGATGGGAACGGAGCTGCCGCCCACGCTTCGGATCCGGCCCTGGCACTGCCGGCAGGATGGTGATGATTGCCCCGGTACTGCCGACAGGACAGCGGTGCTCGCCCCGGCACCCAGCGCTCTCCCGGGGCGGCCGGAGGAGCCAGCGGCTCAGGGGGTCTCCTCCGGCGGGAAGGAGGGCGGCCAGCAGCTCGGGGTTATCCGGAGGCGGCACCGGCCAGAATTGGACGGAGGCTCCGGCTGGGGAGAAATTCCGCTTATGCGGCAGATTCGCCTCCCCCTGCCCTCGGCGTTTGGATTATTTTCGCGTGAGAACAGGCTCCTGCCTTCTCAAGAGTTCAGCCGCCCCAGCGGCTCCGGCGGTTCCCCTTCGCTTGCGCCGTGGCTGGAGTGATGCAACCGGGGCCACGCTGGGTCCCGGCTGGGAGCCGTCCCTGGCGCCAGGCGGCCGCCAGCCCCGCACCAGGGTGGAAACGGCGGCTCTGCCCGGCCAGGGGGGATGGCCTGGGGGAACCCCCCAAACCCCGGCCCCAGCACTTATCCCGAGGGTGCCGGACGGCTCTGGCCGGGAGACGCGCCTCCATCCCTCCTCGCCCACGGCACCGCGGGGCAGAAGCACCGGGACCGTGTGGGGAATGACCCCATGGCCGCAGCCAGGCCAGTCCGGCACGTCCGCACCCCGTGTAGCACTTAGGGACGGCGTCGGGCGGCGAGGGTCGGGAAGGCGCCGGGGGCAGAGCCGGGGAGCCGGGGGCACCCGGGATGTTTAGCACTTGTCCCCGGCTCCGCGGAGCCCAAAGCGCTTACAAGGATGAGGCTACCCTGGGGCGAGGACGCGGCGCTGGCCCGGCGGTGCTGAACCCCCGCAGTGCCAAACCCTGGCCACCCCGCCTGGCGCCAAAGCACTTAGGGCCCCTCGTGCCGGGCTCCCGACACCACTGGGGTCTTGCCACCGGCACCGATGCCACTGGCCCAGCGGCTCTGGCAATCGCAGCCCTACAGCCCCGCCGCGGCATCACGAGGGTCCCAGCACCCCAGCCGGACCCTGCAGCTCCAGCTTGTGGCAGGAGTTGGAGGAgaagggatggggatggggagagctggggtCCCCCGaggagcagggtgctgggggcaggCGGGCTGTCCTGGGGGAGTGTCCCCCAGCCACCCTCACCCCTCAGGGCCAGGCAGGGGGCACAGCTCAGCCCAGAAACACCAGCTTGTGGTCACACCGTGGCTGACAGCCCCATGCCGGTGGCTTCACGGCCGAGGTCCCTGAGCCCCGTGCCGGCAGGTCATTGCCAGCTCTTGCAATACATCGGATGTAACGATGCCGATGCAAATCCCCCTCCCCGGCCTGGCTGCAGCCAGCAACAGCcagcgccggggccgggggccgaGGCACCCCTTCTCCCTGCCGTTCAGTGCCTTTCGGGGGTGCCGTGTCCTCCGGCAGCACCGGGTCTCACTGTGGAGCTGGCGCATCCCACGCCGGAGGAGCGGGCAGCCTCCGGCCTGGCAGGGGGGAGACCTCCCGACCCGCCGAGCCAGGGACAACGCCTGCGTCCCTGTGTGGTGCCCCCCGCCCGGCCGTGCCTGCGTGATGCTGAAGGGGTCGGTGCCGGCGAAGCCGCTCATGGAAATATTTTGCCGGTCCCCGTTTCGCTTCCACCTGGCGCTCGTGGCTCATGAGGGCTCGTCCAGCCCTGGCCGTTGGCCGTTGCCGTTCCCCTCCACCACTGAAACCATACTGGATGCGGCCAAGGATGCGCTGGCACGGAGAAGCACCATCCTGCCATTGCCAGCACTGGGGCCAGTCCACCCTGGGCCCTGTAAGATGCCGGGCATGGCACAGCCACCGCCAGGAGCGGAGCCACACGCCAGGAAAGAGCCAGAAGCCGCTTGGAAGGGACTGGAAAGGGCACGGAGCTACCCCGGCCACGGGATCCTGCTCTGGAGTCAGGGGAGCTGCGGTCTGGCTGGGATCCGGCTGGGATCCACCTGCCCCCCCTTGCCCCAACCATCGCCACGTGCTGGAGCCCCGTTTGTTGGGGAGGGGGTCTCACTCCCCCCCCGACCCGGGATGTGGCCACCGGCCTTGCGCTCGGGGCACATGGCCctttgctggggagggggacaggcaTGGCCGGGCTCTGGCCGGTGGCGGGGGCTTCCCGCCTGGCACGGCGGGGGGAATGGCAGCGATTCAGAGCTGGGAAGGATGGGATGTGCCTGGGACGGGCGCTCCTCTGGTTTTTAAGAGCCTCGAACAAGGGGGTGACCGAGGCAGGTgggaccccccccgccccaggcaTCGTCCCCCCGCGtcggggcagcagcagctgcggCGGGGTCCAGTCCAGCGCGGAGCCCAGAGCGGGGGGGGTCCAGCCACCCCGTCTGCCCCCAGCGTTGGGGGAACCATGGagcaccccaaacccacagccCATCACCCCAAAAGCCCCCGCAGGGCCCCGGGGTGGCGGTTACAGGCAGGTGGCGCTGAAGAAGAAAGGATGGGGCCGCCCCGGTTACTGGGACCAGTCAGCCCTGGGCACTGGTCCCACAGCCCCCAACAGCGGGTGGCACTGGGACCAGTGCCCTGGGCTGACTGGTCCCCCAGGCGGTTCATGGGCGGGCAGGGGGTGGCAGCCCCGtcaatatattattattatttacccGGTGTATTGGTCCTGTGTGTAACGTCTTAGGTTATTTTTCTGTTCGTTTGTTCGTTGTTTTGTTCCTCGTTCTGTCGTTCAGGGTGTCTGGGGGGGCAGGGACGCGTCTGCCAGGGCGGGGGCTCAGGACGGGccccggggatgggggggggggacgcggCAGGTCCAAATCGCACGACCAAAAGACCATGGATGGTTGGGGGGGGTTTAATCACGTGACCAAACACAGCACTTGaacatcaaaaaataaaattaaaaagaaatttaaaaaaatatttaaaaaaataaataatcaaagaGTTCAGAGCTTTCAGCTCCATCCCGCACCAGGGGCTCCCGGCCAGCCCAGGGCTTGCCGGCACCACAGCCGGGGCTCCTGCACGCTGGTGGCACCGGTCCCGCCAcagcaccaggacccccagccagcacagccagcGCCACGTCCCCCCACGACATCGACGTCCCACGAGATGTCATGCTGCCAGCTCACCTCCAGCACAAATGTCACCGTGACGGAGCCGTGCAGTGATGCTGGAGCCGGTGGCGAGAGGCAGCCGGAGGGAGTGGAGTGGCGGCCTGGGGGATGCCGAATGTTCCCTGTAAAACTGGTGtgttgagagagagagaaagagggagagactGCCGGGGG includes these proteins:
- the GDF11 gene encoding growth/differentiation factor 11, with amino-acid sequence MAPVLLWLLPLAVAAAAGGGESLETQPPASEPVCPVCLWRRHSKELRLESIKSQILSKLRLKEAPNITREVVKQLLPKAPPLQQLLDLHDFQGDSLQPDEYLEEDEYHATTETVISMAQETDPVVQIEGNPHCCFFNFSPKIMFTKVVKAQLWVYLRPVQHTSTVYLQILRLKPVTEEGSRHIRIRSLKIDLNSRIGHWQSIDFKHVLQNWFKQPQNNWGIEINAFDPNGNDLAVTSLGPGAEGLHPFMELRVLENNKRSRRNLGLDCDEHSTESRCCRYPLTVDFEAFGWDWIIAPKRYKANYCSGQCEYMFMQKYPHTHLVQQANPRGSAGPCCTPTKMSPINMLYFNDKQQIIYGKIPGMVVDRCGCS